Genomic segment of Xanthomonas sp. DAR 35659:
TGTACGCCGAGAATTTCCTGCACCTCAATCGCCTGTTCGTGCCCTCGGACCTGGCGGTCGGCAGCTACGTGTCCTCGGTCGGCGACGGCCTGGACCTGCGCCTGGACGTGATCGAGCACCATCGCTACACGGTGGAACTGCGCATCACCTACGACCTGTGCGACCCGCTCACCGGCGAGCCGGACCCGTCGGCCTACGTGCGGCTGTACCGCGACGCGCGCCAGGCCGAGACCACGCATTGCTACGTCGGTCGCCGCTGGCAGGACGTGATGGGGCTGTATCCGCCGCCGGCGGAACTGATCAGCCACCGCATGCGCATGAACACCTTTCTCAGCAAGTGGCTGGAATATCTGGCCGAACGCGGCCATGGCGTGGCCACG
This window contains:
- a CDS encoding DUF1249 domain-containing protein yields the protein MQHALTRSERIPRLSRFGWLMGLYAENFLHLNRLFVPSDLAVGSYVSSVGDGLDLRLDVIEHHRYTVELRITYDLCDPLTGEPDPSAYVRLYRDARQAETTHCYVGRRWQDVMGLYPPPAELISHRMRMNTFLSKWLEYLAERGHGVATLKPAAPLPRQPSVAETPAL